TGGTGCAGAATTTGATGGACAATTCCCACATCCAGTTTCGTTTACTACGGTTGAGCAGGACTTTAATAAAACACTTGCGACTAGTATAGCTACAGAAATTGGAGGCTTTAATAAACCTGTTATTCTGGTAATCAAGAAAAATGTAACAACCTTAAAAAATTTGTATGAATGGCTTGTAAACTTTAATATGAACGGGTTAAAAGCCAATGGTGTAATTAATAATGTGCCTTTATTAATGATTGATGATGAGGCTGATAACGCATCAATTAATACGAATATTCCGGATTTGGATCCTACTAAGACAAATAACTATCTAAGAACAATTCTAAAGTCTTTTAATCAGGCATGTTATGTTGGATATACCGCGACACCATTTGCAAATATTTTTATTGATCCTGATTCTTACGGGGAATGCGCTGAAGATCTTTTTCCAAAAGACTTTATCTATAATCTAGATGCTCCAACAAATTATTTCGGTGCCAGAAAAATATTTCTTGAACCTGATTACCGATATGTACATGTAATATTAGATCCACAGGAAATAGGTAAGTATATCCCATTAAAACATAAAAAAACTTTTGTGTTAAAAGACTTACCTGGGTCACTTAAAGAAGCTATAGCCTCTTTTTTGATAAGTAAATGTATCCGAAATATCCGACATGACGCTTATGAACATTGTTCAATGCTTATTAACGTTTCTACATTTGTAAATGTGTAAAACCAGATTAAAGATAAGGTGTTGGATTATATTGACGAGGTAAGTAATGAAATTCTTGCTTATTCCGCAATGCCTACAGCTTTAGAGCATGAAAATATAGCTTTACTTCATAGAGTATTTAATAAGCACTATGCAGAATGGCTTTGTTGCACAAACCTAGCATCAAAAGCTTATTCAGCAATATAATTTCAAAATGAATAAG
The nucleotide sequence above comes from Acinetobacter sp. 10FS3-1. Encoded proteins:
- a CDS encoding Z1 domain-containing protein, with the translated sequence MLNSEQYDVAQFSIAKCTKKNEESYEIPYIEEIVRKTADFLDYEGNVEGIVRYVESKVNCRMDLGTSVVSEEAEHDKDWVKRIESSEKIYATAYENYLRGKGMPPGVVNSISRVNDSILSLLSDPKKKDKSFQRRGLVIGDVQSGKTSNYLSLITKAADAGYKFIIVIAGIHNNLRSQTQQRIDEGFIGRISAKDSKKTPIGVGAEFDGQFPHPVSFTTVEQDFNKTLATSIATEIGGFNKPVILVIKKNVTTLKNLYEWLVNFNMNGLKANGVINNVPLLMIDDEADNASINTNIPDLDPTKTNNYLRTILKSFNQACYVGYTATPFANIFIDPDSYGECAEDLFPKDFIYNLDAPTNYFGARKIFLEPDYRYVHVILDPQEIGKYIPLKHKKTFVLKDLPGSLKEAIASFLISKCIRNIRHDAYEHCSMLINVSTFVNV